The proteins below are encoded in one region of Oryzias melastigma strain HK-1 linkage group LG7, ASM292280v2, whole genome shotgun sequence:
- the LOC118599011 gene encoding taste receptor type 1 member 2-like yields the protein HKKKQEGFHKCCFSCTICPKETYLNSTGNAYKCMKCKETEWSPPGSTSCFERKQEYVPFNDPGAIGVMVGTLILLIFIAAISVLFALNYNTPVVKSAGGPMCFLILGCLSLCSISVFFYFGEPRVTFCVLRFVPFLLFYTVCLACFAVRSFQIVCIFKISAKFPNISRVWTKYHAHWIFIAAASFLQAILLITHFSLDPPKQFKDTFYSDRFILGCDFDKTLNDSLISIILAFILILLSFCFSYTGKNLPKNYNEAKAITFCMFLLILIWISFATFIKLFHGKSINVINASAVLLSLYSYLLGYFFPKCYIILFKPEKNTEQYFQDLIQCYTRSASSF from the exons CATAAGAAAAAGCAGGAAGGATTTCACAAATGCTGCTTCAGTTGTACAATCTGTCCTAAAGAAACTTACTTGAACAGTACAGGTA ATGCCTATAAGTGCATGAAATGCAAGGAGACAGAGTGGTCTCCACCTGGAAGTACATCGTGCTTTGAACGGAAGCAGGAGTATGTCCCATTCAATGATCCCGGGGCTATAGGTGTCATGGTTGGAACCTTGATCTTACTGATCTTCATTGCGGccatttctgttctctttgcCCTCAACTACAACACACCTGTTGTCAAATCTGCCGGAGGTCCAATGTGCTTTCTAATTTTAGGATGCCTCAGCCTGTGCAGcattagtgtgtttttttacttcgGTGAGCCCAGAGTCACgttttgtgttttaaggtttgttCCATTTCTGTTGTTCTATACGGTTTGTCTGGCGTGTTTTGCTGTGCGCTCATTTcaaattgtttgtattttcaaaatatcagCCAAGTTCCCAAATATCTCTAGAGTTTGGACTAAATATCATGCACACTGGATATTCATTGCTGCTGCATCTTTCCTCCAGGCCATTTTACTCATCACCCATTTTTCTCTTGACCCcccaaaacaatttaaagatacattttactCAGACAGATTTATACTAGGTTGTGATTTTGACAAAACTCTTAATGACTCACTTATCTCAATTATTTTAGCCTTTATATTGATTCTTCTTAGCTTTTGTTTCTCATATACAGGAAAGAACCTTCCAAAAAATTACAATGAAGCTAAAGCAATAACCTTTTGTATGTTTCTGCTGATCCTCATCTGGATAAGCTTTGCTACTTTCATCAAATTATTTCATGGAAAGTCGATTAATGTTATTAATGCTTCAGCCGTACTCTTAAGTCTGTATTCTTATTTACTGgggtatttttttccaaaatgttacaTAATCCTTTTTAAACCTGAGAAAAACACTGAGCAATACTTCCAAGATCTCATTCAGTGTTATACCAGATCAGCCAGTAGTTTTTAA
- the LOC112159837 gene encoding taste receptor type 1 member 1-like: MFTLIFVSLCLLGCNLHVETKCIPQTSEFKKKGDYLLGGLFDVHHVNGTLYSNTPEAVICSSEEFTLSSYRRFQMMRFSIEEINNSTSLLPNVTLGYEIFDHCSDTKNFPSIFRLISVNGSVQPWTESANFSKVIAMVGTYTSTATLAVAPLFMMDLIPMISYGASSSVFSRKQNFPSFLRTVHTNKDVIEIIWKLLEEFKWTWVAFLYIDDDYGRDGLNVFVKKINGTKICMAYSHGLSENTDYSYLIEQMELQKVNVIIVFTTEWTAEGLINSAIQQNVKNKVWIAADAWSLHKELPKKAGIRNIGTVLGVAEPKITIPGFNDFIYSFKAQNQCESEEQDSFCNQMCNCSSLSAEDIITADPSFNFPVYSAVYAVAHALHAVLQCGADSCNKDIKVHPDMILEKLKKSNFTLLNQTVQYDDNGDPKFGPYAIVFWNESGDVEEIGSYTFHPIPIFKINKSKIHWHGNGKARFPSSFTRKGLQHIENYS; this comes from the exons ATGTTTACATTGATTTTTGTTAGTCTGTGCCTTCTGGGTTGTAACTTGCATGTAGAGACTAAATGCATCCCCCAAACCTCAgagtttaaaaagaaaggaGATTACCTGCTTGGTGGACTTTTTGATGTTCATCATGTCAATGGAACTCTTTATTCAAACACCCCAGAAGCCGTCATCTGCTCCAG TGAAGAGTTCACACTGTCAAGTTACCGGAGGTTTCAGATGATGAGATTCTCAATAGAAGAAATCAACAATTCTACCAGTCTGCTACCCAATGTGACTCTTGGATATGAAATATTTGACCACTGCTCAGACACAAAGAATTTTCCAAGTATTTTCCGCCTGATTTCTGTGAATGGTTCAGTTCAACCTTGGACAGAATCAGCAAACTTCTCAAAAGTGATAGCAATGGTGGGCACATACACAAGCACAGCAACACTGGCTGTTGCACCGCTGTTCATGATGGACCTCATTCCAATG ATTAGTTATGGAGCTTCCAGTTCAGTCTTCTCTAGAAAACAGAATTTTCCATCTTTCTTACGAACAGTGCATACCAACAAAGATGTCATAGAAATAATTTGGAAACTTTTGGAAGAGTTCAAATGGACCTGGGTGGCTTTCCTCTACATTGATGATGATTATGGGAGAGATGGCctgaatgtgtttgtgaaaaagatCAACGGCACTAAAATATGTATGGCATACAGTCATGGTCTCAGCGAGAACACAGATTATTCTTATCTTATTGAACAGATGGAATTACAGAAGGTAAACGTTATTATTGTGTTTACAACCGAGTGGACAGCTGAAGGTCTCATTAATTCTGCAATccaacaaaatgtcaaaaacaaggTATGGATTGCAGCGGATGCCTGGTCTCTTCACAAAGAGCTCCCTAAAAAAGCAGGAATCAGAAATATTGGGACTGTTCTTGGAGTTGCTGAACCAAAAATAACAATCCCAGGAttcaatgattttatttattctttcaaagCTCAAAATCAGTGTGAAAGTGAAGAGCAAGATTCCTTTTGTAACCAGATGTGTAACTGCAGCAGCTTGAGTGCTGAAGACATCATTACAGCAGATCCCTCTTTCAATTTCCCTGTTTACTCTGCTGTATATGCCGTTGCCCATGCCTTACATGCAGTGCTGCAGTGTGGAGCTGACAGCTGCAACAAGGACATTAAGGTTCACCCAGACATG ATCCTGGAAAAACTCAAGAAGTCAAACTTCACTCTTTTAAACCAGACAGTTCAATATGATGACAATGGTGACCCCAAATTTGGACCCTATGCCATAGTTTTCTGGAACGAGAGTGGTGATGTAGAAGAGATCGGCTCCTATACATTTCACCCAATACCcatctttaaaattaacaaGTCTAAAATCCATTGGCATGGAAACGGAAAGGCAAGGTTTCCCTCTTCCTTCACTAGGAAAGGCTTACAGCACATAGAAAATTATTCTTAA
- the LOC112159823 gene encoding taste receptor type 1 member 1-like: MFRLIFVSLSLLGCNLHTETKCIPQTSEFKKEGDYLLGGLFDVHHVRGTLHLNIPEAVLCSSQEFTLSSYRRFQMMRFSIEEINNSTSLLPNVTLGYEIFDHCSDTKNFPSIFRLMSVNGSVQPWKESANFSKVIAMVGTYTSTATLTVAPLFMMDLIPMISYGAASSVFSRKQNFPSFLRTVHPNKDVIEIICKLLEEFKWTWVAFLYIDDDYGRDGLDVFVKKIKDTKICMAFNYGLSNGTDYPKLFKEIKSLNVNVIIVFTAEWTAEDLINSAIQQNVKNKVWIAADAWSLHKELPKKAGIRNIGTVLGVAEPKITIPGFNDFIYSFKAQNQCENPEQDSFCNQMCNCSSLSAENITTADPSFNFPVYSAVYAVAHALHAVLQCGADSCNKDIKVHPDMVLKELKKSDFTLLNHRVQFDDNGDPKFGPYAIVFWNKNSNAEEIGSYTFHPKPIFKINKSKIHWHRDGQVPKSFCSEDCPDGHKKKQEGFHKCCFSCTICPKETYLNNTDPYNCISCKETEWSPAGSTSCFERKQEYVPFNDPGAIGVMVGTLILLIFIAAISVLFALNYNTPVVKSAGGPMCFLILGCLSLCSISVFFYFGEPRVTFCVLRFVPFLLFYTVCLACFAVRSFQIVCIFKISAKFPNISRVWTKYHAHWIFIAAASFLQAILLITHFSLDPPKQFKDTFYSDRFILGCDFDKTLNDSLISIILAFILILLSFCFSYTGKNLPKNYNEAKAITFCMFLLILIWISFATFIKLFHGKSINVINASAVLLSLYSYLLGYFFPKCYIILFKPEKNTEQYFQDLIQCYTRSASSS, translated from the exons ATGTTTAGATTGATATTTGTTAGTCTGTCCCTTCTGGGTTGTAACTTGCATACAGAGACTAAATGCATCCCCCAAACCTCTGAGTTTAAAAAGGAAGGAGATTACCTACTTGGTGGACTTTTTGATGTTCATCATGTCAGAGGAACTCTTCATTTAAACATCCCAGAAGCCGTCCTCTGCTCCAG TCAAGAGTTCACACTGTCAAGTTACCGGAGGTTTCAGATGATGAGATTCTCAATAGAGGAAATCAATAATTCTACCAGTCTGCTACCCAATGTGACTCTTGGCTATGAAATATTTGACCACTGCTCAGACACAAAGAATTTTCCAAGTATTTTCCGCCTGATGTCTGTGAATGGTTCAGTTCAGCCTTGGAAAGAATCAGCAAACTTCTCAAAAGTGATAGCAATGGTGGGCACATACACAAGCACAGCAACACTGACTGTTGCACCGCTGTTCATGATGGACCTCATTCCAATG ATTAGTTACGGAGCAGCAAGTTCAGTCTTCTCCAGAAAACAGAATTTTCCATCTTTCTTACGAACAGTGCATCCCAACAAAGATGTCATAGAAATAATTTGTAAACTTTTGGAAGAGTTCAAATGGACCTGGGTGGCTTTCCTCTACATTGATGATGATTATGGACGAGATGGCCTGGATGTATTTGTGAAAAAGATCAAGGACACTAAAATATGTATGGCTTTCAATTATGGTCTCAGTAATGGCACAGATTAtcctaaactttttaaagagattAAATCCCTAAATGTAAACGTTATAATTGTGTTTACTGCTGAATGGACAGCTGAAGATCTCATTAATTCTGCAATccaacaaaatgtcaaaaacaaggTATGGATTGCAGCAGATGCCTGGTCTCTTCACAAAGAGCTTCCTAAAAAAGCAGGAATCAGAAATATTGGGACTGTTCTTGGAGTTGCTGAACCAAAAATAACAATCCCAGGAttcaatgattttatttattctttcaaagCTCAAAATCAGTGTGAAAATCCAGAGCAAGATTCATTTTGTAACCAGATGTGTAACTGCAGCAGCTTGAGTGCTGAAAACATCACTACAGCAGATCCCTCTTTCAATTTCCCTGTTTACTCTGCTGTATATGCCGTTGCCCATGCCTTACACGCAGTGCTGCAGTGTGGAGCTGACAGCTGCAACAAGGACATTAAGGTTCACCCAGACATG GTCCTTAAAGAACTCAAGAAGTCAGACTtcacacttttaaaccacagagTTCAATTTGATGACAATGGTGACCCCAAATTTGGACCCTATGCCATAGTTTTCTGGAATAAGAACAGTAATGCAGAAGAGATCGGTTCTTATACGTTTCACCCAAAACCcatctttaaaattaacaaGTCTAAAATCCATTGGCATAGAGACGGACAG GTTCCTAAATCCTTTTGTTCTGAAGATTGTCCTGATGGACATAAGAAAAAGCAGGAAGGATTTCACAAATGCTGCTTCAGTTGTACAATCTGTCCTAAAGAAACTTACTTGAACAATACAG ATCCCTATAATTGCATCAGCTGCAAGGAGACAGAGTGGTCTCCAGCTGGAAGTACATCGTGCTTTGAACGGAAGCAGGAGTATGTCCCATTCAATGATCCCGGGGCTATAGGTGTCATGGTTGGAACCTTGATCTTACTGATCTTCATTGCGGccatttctgttctctttgcCCTCAACTACAACACACCTGTTGTCAAATCTGCCGGAGGTCCAATGTGCTTTCTAATTTTAGGATGCCTCAGCCTGTGCAGcattagtgtgtttttttacttcgGTGAGCCCAGAGTCACgttttgtgttttaaggtttgttCCATTTCTGTTGTTCTATACTGTTTGTCTGGCGTGTTTTGCTGTGCGCTCATTTcaaattgtttgtattttcaaaatatcagCCAAGTTCCCAAATATCTCTAGAGTTTGGACTAAATATCATGCACACTGGATATTCATTGCTGCTGCATCTTTCCTCCAGGCCATTTTACTCATCACCCATTTTTCTCTTGACCCcccaaaacaatttaaagatacattttactCAGACAGATTTATACTAGGTTGTGATTTTGACAAAACTCTTAATGACTCACTTATCTCAATTATTTTAGCCTTTATATTGATTCTTCTTAGCTTTTGTTTCTCATATACAGGAAAGAACCTTCCAAAAAATTACAATGAAGCTAAAGCAATAACCTTTTGTATGTTTCTGCTGATCCTCATCTGGATAAGCTTTGCTACTTTCATCAAATTATTTCATGGAAAGTCGATTAATGTTATTAATGCTTCAGCCGTACTCTTAAGTCTGTATTCTTATTTACTGgggtatttttttccaaaatgttacaTAATCCTTTTTAAACCTGAGAAAAACACTGAGCAATACTTCCAAGATCTCATTCAGTGTTATACCAGATCAGCCAGTAGTTCTTAA
- the LOC112159314 gene encoding taste receptor type 1 member 1-like: protein MKVSLTLLCLFEGFLQATAQSAGQTSEFHLGGDYLIGGLFNIHYVATAHFQRPQAIDCSSKLFILPNYRRFQLMRFSVEEINNSTVLLPNISLGYQMFDHCSDIHSFPGLFKLLSVKDSIRPLEEGSMRLPNVIGVVGPFTSTHALTVAPIFMSNLFPMVSYGCSGSVFSRKNLYPSFLRTVHPNKDVINAIVGIIQNFSWRWVAFLNSDDDFGKDGLEQFKARIEESDICLAYYKSINHDTDYSQVFKQLEEQNIKVIVVFAPKVYAEAVIESAVQLNVTNKVWIADDGWSLNKKLPNMEGIQNIGTVLGVAQPVVTIPGFTDFIYSATSQRVHGGDTEQEMFCNQKCSCSNVSVKSLLRADPSFSFPVYAAVYAIAHALHNTLRCGSGTCHRNITVYPQMILEELKKSNFTLLNQAVQFDENGDPKFGSLSIVFWNHSGEAEEVGFYHFQQSTHLSINKTKIKWFTNGEVPTALCSSECPAGYAKKPNGIHKCCFSCEICKTKTYINITENPFRCISCKDTEWSAEGSTSCTPRLLEYVLFTDSGAMLTMVLEGLLLGLIVSVSAVFAINYNTPVVRSAGGPICFLNLGCLSLCSISVFFYFGVPTPAFCVLRYLPFILFYTVCLSCFVVRSFQIVCIFKISAQIPNIHIWWVKYHGQWLLISAAFVFQAVSITISFSCDPPSPYNETSWYPEQIILSCNLNIQASICSLLLLLSLCCLCFIFSYMAKDLPKNYNEAKAITFCLLLLTCTWVIFITEYMLYRGKYIQIFNALAVLSSLYSFLLWYFLPKCYIIIFQPSRNTQQYFQGLIQNYTKTISQ from the exons ATGAAAGTCTCCCTGACTCTCCTGTGTTTGTTTGAGGGTTTCCTGCAGGCTACAGCTCAGAGCGCCGGTCAAACCTCCGAGTTTCATCTGGGAGGAGATTACTTGATAGGTGGACTTTTTAACATTCATTATGTCGCTACAGCTCATTTTCAAAGACCGCAAGCCATCGACTGCTCCAG TAAACTTTTCATACTCCCAAATTATCGGAGGTTTCAGCTGATGAGGTTCTCTGTGGAGGAAATCAACAACTCCACCGTCCTCTTGCCAAACATATCTCTTGGCTATCAGATGTTTGACCACTGCTCGGATATACACAGCTTTCCAGGCCTTTTCAAACTCCTCTCTGTCAAGGATTCGATCCGACCCTTGGAAGAAGGTTCAATGAGGCTGCCTAACGTGATCGGAGTGGTCGGTCCTTTCACAAGCACTCATGCCCTCACTGTTGCCCCAATTTTCATGTCAAATCTCTTTCCCATg GTTAGTTATGGATGCTCTGGCTCTGTGTTTTCCCGAAAAAATCTTTATCCCTCTTTCCTGCGAACAGTGCATCCTAATAAAGATGTCATAAATGCTATTGTTGGGATCATCCAGAACTTTAGCTGGCGCTGGGTTGCCTTCTTAAACAGTGATGATGACTTTGGCAAAGACGGGCTGGAGCAGTTCAAAGCCAGGATTGAAGAAAGTGATATCTGCCTGGCCTATTACAAATCAATCAACCATGATACAGATTACTCACAAGTGTTCAAGCAGCTAGAGGAGCAGAATATAAAGGTCATTGTTGTATTTGCTCCAAAAGTGTATGCTGAGGCTGTTATAGAGTCTGCAGTTCAGCTGAACGTCACCAATAAGGTGTGGATCGCAGACGATGGCTGGTCCTTGAACAAAAAGCTGCCGAACATGGAAGGAATCCAAAATATTGGAACGGTACTCGGGGTAGCTCAGCCAGTTGTGACAATACCTGGTTTTACTGATTTTATCTATTCTGCAACAAGTCAGAGAGTGCATGGTGGCGACACAGAACAAGAAATGTTTTGTAATcagaagtgcagctgcagcAACGTGAGTGTAAAAAGTCTTCTTAGAGCTGATCCATCTTTCTCCTTCCCCGTTTATGCTGCTGTTTACGCCATTGCACATGCTCTACACAACACTTTGAGGTGCGGATCTGGCACGTGTCATAGAAATATTACAGTTTACCCACAAATG ATCCtggaagagttaaaaaaatccaacttcaCTCTGTTAAACCAAGCTGTTCAGTTTGATGAGAATGGGGACCCCAAATTTGGATCCTTATCCATAGTTTTCTGGAACCACAGTGGGGAGGCAGAGGAAGTCGGCTTTTATCATTTTCAACAATCAACCCATCTCTCCATCAATAAGACCAAAATTAAGTGGTTCACAAATGGAGAA GTGCCGACTGCATTGTGTTCTTCAGAGTGTCCAGCAGGATATGCAAAAAAGCCAAATGGAATCCACAAATGCTGCTTCAGCTGTGAGATCTGTAAAACTAAAACCTACATAAACATAACAG AAAACCCCTTCAGATGCATCAGCTGTAAAGACACTGAGTGGTCTGCAGAAGGAAGTACGTCATGCACTCCAAGGCTCCTGGAGTATGTGCTGTTCACAGACTCTGGTGCTATGCTAACCATGGTCTTGGAGGGGCTCCTGTTGGGCCTCATTGTAAGTGTGTCTGCTGTCTTTGCCATTAACTACAACACTCCTGTGGTCAGATCTGCAGGAGGACCGATTTGCTTCCTAAATCTCGGCTGCCTCAGCCTGTGTagcatcagtgttttcttttattttggtgttccCACACCGGCTTTTTGTGTATTAAGATACCTTccgtttattttgttttacactgtttgtttgtcatgttttgtggTGCGCTCTTTCCAGATTGTCtgcattttcaaaatatctGCTCAAATCCCCAACATCCACATTTGGTGGGTAAAATACCACGGACAGTGGCTGCTCATCAGCGCAGCCTTTGTGTTCCAGGCGGTCTCAATCACCATTAGCTTTAGTTGTGATCCTCCGAGTCCTTACAACGAAACATCCTGGTATCCAGAGCAAATAATTCTGAGCTGCAACTTGAACATTCAAGCGTCTATTTGTTCTCTGTTATTACTTCTGTCGCTGTGCTgtctttgcttcattttttcatATATGGCCAAAGATCTCCCCAAAAATTACAATGAGGCCAAAGCGATAACTTTCTGTCTTCTCCTACTCACCTGCACCTGGGTCATCTTTATAACTGAATACATGCTTTATCGTGGGAAATACATCCAGATTTTTAATGCTCTGGCCGTTCTATCAAGTCTGTACTCTTTTCTGTTGTGGTATTTCCTCCCAAAATGTTACATCATCATTTTTCAACCCAGCAGAAACACACAGCAGTACTTTCAAGGTCTTATTCAAAATTACACCAAAACAATCAGTCAATAG